In Erpetoichthys calabaricus chromosome 4, fErpCal1.3, whole genome shotgun sequence, one genomic interval encodes:
- the LOC114650851 gene encoding uncharacterized protein LOC114650851 — MGCQKERFAISLQWIVSVLFILYSGVTAFDFNYCTDKGNGIIQDFENLGKCYHCEDGFTYYSACHSDYIFSPMNSQCRMSLSAPLPDFCNEKANGLFQDKDNIAGFYRCSKGVTIYRICPSPLIFNNISLMCDFHSGKFKLNNYKVVLTHDLKYCVNMDDGFYSNPEDNGGFYQCNENRTSYFYCSSGLVFSLLITNCVFPSTVPNQFFCSSLDDGKYPDLNNSLSFYQCLNGFTCYMTCTGHYSSSKYSSICHTSTYTSVSVTTEENLGFDADFCYLKKEGYYPDPMNYTNFYQCANGNTYYLICEFGRNFNPVVRDCTLPLDPPILSFCILKPDGFYRDPENDSCFYQCDSWIPNYQRCSYKKIFNNTSLTCEVTHYIESTTPVSKTVDSHEGTYKPNTKNSTDVSRSAPSLVFYELDFCIQKPEGYYSNPLDQEGYYNCVDGITLYYKCRTGSTYNPLVIGCTQSITTPNITFCIFKSNGIYIDPYNEQGFYECNFWFAKYQKCISPMIFNHSLLICTSYSTLQAPTTVKSTGTETPFLTSENSSVNINIVTSLKTASPSTIMPEVLYTKTVLSEIAGPSILMKSVAVAATNTHSTVSMKVNNTRGMIKPTTRESTKVERSSSKMVSTSKTLSITIMEHLKGRKRTTTVETNGALVYTVSMKNISVGETVLSNKIAAAGTTVTQWKRIEPTVPDSPKAGARITSTSWAIGPSFTSADKLLTSDLKELSKITTVEMTMEERLPPKINSAFTNKLTATTVKLSQPSECSTTLNSKGATAVPFINTKNIFIRTTNILLHSDGSSGSTGTLAQTTKPVLPEPQRVSSTIKYSTMMTSFRPVTKLKFTKEITDKFMVDPTMLKRSSSRMTSLFEHKLLETTMESLQGDGHSTVVQRSEGTSRLSLNNGNTSTGTINTPSYHTGSLGSVVLHMQNTDPVVSITQRARVTMTPFTSVAKLLMVNVTENLTKITPVETRKLERTSFKTTSAPASILDITTELPKHNRSSATVISSRSTESHFISTENIFIAAANTVSHQNGFSSSTVTQAISTKPTVLESLGASITMKSYTSSASFKFVANLMGVNVTKKIIETNPLETTREKSPLKMTSSSANLLRVKNTVSHQRKGQSTTVQARRVTAAPFSYGWTTFIGTTNNILLRRTGSPSTVALEQNLWYDADFCLSKKGGYYPDPMNYTNFYHCANGNTSYLVCEFNRNFNPIVRDCTLPLAPPILSFCILKPDGIYRDPENDNCFYQCDSWIPNYQRCSFQKIFNSISLICDIMHSVQDTASFSEKNG; from the exons ATGGGGTGCCAAAAGGAGCGCTTTGCAATTTCTCTGCAGT GGATTGTTTCAGTTCTCTTCATTCTGTATTCTG GTGTTACAGCATTTGACTTCAACTATTGCACTGACAAGGGAAATGGCATAATTCAGGATTTTGAAAATCTGGGAAAGTGTTACCACTGTGAAGATGGATTTACATATTATTCTGCGTGTCATTCAGATTACATCTTCAGTCCCATGAATTCTCAGTGCAGGATGTCTTTATCTGCCCCTCTACCAGatttttgcaatgaaaaagcaaaCGGTCTTTTCCAAGATAAAGATAACATTGCTGGTTTTTATAGGTGTTCCAAAGGTGTCACTATTTACAGGATTTGTCCAAGCCCccttatttttaataacatttcattGATGTGTGACTTTCATTCTGGTAAATTCAAGTTGAACAATTATAAAGTAGTGTTAACTCATGATCTGAAATACTGCGTGAATATGGATGATGGTTTCTATTCCAACCCTGAAGATAACGGAGGCTTCTATCAGTGCAATGAAAACAGGACTTCCTATTTTTATTGTAGCTCAGGACTTGTTTTTAGCCTGCTGATCACTAACTGTGTGTTCCCATCTACTGTTCCAAACCAGTTTTTCTGCAGTTCATTGGATGATGGAAAATATCCTGACTTGAACAACTCATTGTCTTTCTATCAGTGTTTAAATGGCTTCACTTGTTACATGACCTGTACAGGGCATTACAGTTCTAGCAAGTATTCCTCAATCTGTCATACATCCACATATACCTCTGTATCAGTTACAACAGAAGAAAACCTGGGGTTTGATGCAGATTTTTGTTACCTTAAAAAAGAAGGATATTATCCTGATCCTATGAACTATACAAATTTCTACCAGTGTGCAAATGGCAACActtattatttaatttgtgaatttggcagaaattttaatcctgttgTTCGTGATTGTACCCTTCCTTTAGATCCCCCCATattatcattttgtattttgaaaccTGATGGTTTTTACAGGGACCCAGAAAATGACAGCTGCTTTTATCAGTGTGACAGCTGGATACCAAACTATCAGAGATGcagttacaaaaaaatatttaacaacacTAGCTTAACTTGTGAGGTAACACATTATATAGAGTCCACCACACCAGTCTCTAAAACAGTGGATAGTCATGAAGGAACCTATAAGCCCAATACAAAAAACTCTACAGACGTATCTAGAAGTGCTCCATCTTTAGTGTTCTATGAGCTGGACTTCTGCATTCAAAAACCTGAAGGGTATTACTCTAATCCCTTGGATCAAGAAGGATACTACAATTGTGTAGATGGAATAACTCTGTACTACAAGTGCAGAACTGGCTCCACATATAATCCTTTAGTCATTGGCTGCACCCAAAGTATTACTACTCCCAACatcacattttgtattttcaaatCTAATGGTATTTACATAGATCCATACAATGAGCAAGGTTTTTATGAATGTAATTTCTGGTTCGCTAAATACCAAAAATGTATATCCCCTATGATTTTTAATCATTCACTTTTAATTTGCACTAGTTACTCAACTCTTCAAGCACCCACAACTGTTAAAAGTACGGGAACTGAGACTCCATTTTTAACCTCAGAAAATAGTTCAGTTAATATAAACATTGTCACGTCACtcaaaactgcatctcccagtaCTATTATGCCTGAAGTGCTATACACAAAAACTGTTTTGTCAGAAATTGCAGGCCCTAGTATATTAATGAAATCGGTAGCAGTGGCTGCAACAAATACACATTCCACAGTATCAATGAAGGTAAATAATACAAGAGGCATGATCAAACCAACCACAAGAGAATCAACAAAAGTAGAAAGAAGCTCATCAAAGATGGTATCAACATCTAAAACACTGTCAATCACAATCATGGAGCATCTTAAAGGAAGGAAGCGCACAACAACTGTTGAAACAAATGGAGCCCTTGTTTACACGGTCAgtatgaaaaatatttctgtggGAGAAACTGTTTTATCAAACAAAATAGCTGCAGCTGGGACCACTGTGACTCAATGGAAAAGAATAGAACCTACTGTGCCAGACTCTCCCAAAGCAGGAGCAAGGATAACCAGCACATCTTGGGCAATCGGCCCATCATTTACCTCTGCTGATAAATTACTGACAAGTGATTTAAAGGAATTAAGCAAAATAACCACAGTTGAAATGACAATGGAAGAGAGATTACCACCTAAGATTAATTCAGCATTTACAAATAAGCTGACAGCAACAACTGTGAAATTATCTCAGCCAAGTGAATGCTCAACAACACTTAACTCAAAAGGGGCAACAGCAgttccttttataaatactaagaatatttttattagaaCAACTAATATTCTTTTACATTCAGATGGTTCAAGTGGCTCTACTGGGACTCTGGCACAAACCACAAAACCTGTTTTACCAGAACCTCAACGAGTAAGCTCCACTATAAAATATTCGACAATGATGACATCATTCAGACCTGTGACTAAACTGAAGTTTACAAAAGAAATAACTGATAAATTCATGGTGGACCCAACAATGTTGAAGAGAAGCTCATCCAGGATGACTTCACTATTTGAGCATAAATTGCTGGAAACAACCATGGAGTCCCTTCAAGGAGATGGACATTCAACTGTTGTTCAGCGCAGTGAAGGAACTTCAAGGCTTTCTTTAAACAATGGGAATACTTCTACGGGAACAATTAACACCCCCTCATACCACACTGGTTCTCTTGGCTCAGTTGTATTGCATATGCAAAACACGGACCCTGTTGTGTCAATAACACAAAGAGCAAGGGTAACTATGACACCATTTACTTCTGTTGCTAAACTGTTAATGGTGAATGTTACAGAGAATTTGACCAAAATAACCCCAGTTGAAACGAGAAAGCTAGAGAGAACTTCATTCAAGACAACATCGGCACCTGCAAGTATCTTGGATATAACCACAGAATTACCTAAGCACAACAGAAGTTCAGCAACTGTTATATCAAGTAGATCAACAGAAAGTCATTTTATTAGTACTGAGAATATTTTCATTGCAGCAGCTAATACTGTTTCACATCAGAATGGTTTTTCAAGCAGCACTGTGACTCAAGCCATAAGTACAAAACCTACTGTGTTAGAATCTCTAGGGGCAAGCATAACTATGAAATCTTACACAAGTAGTGCATCATTTAAATTTGTGGCTAACTTGATGGGTGTAAATGTTaccaaaaaaataattgaaacgaACCCATTGGAAACAACAAGGGAGAAAAGCCCACTGAAGATGACTTCATCATCTGCAAACCTATTGCGTGTAAAAAACACAGTGTCCCATCAAAGAAAAGGACAGTCAACCACTGTTCAGGCAAGGAGAGTGACTGCAGCTCCTTTTTCATACGGTTGGACTACTTTCATTGGAACAACTAATAATATCCTGTTGCGCCGAACTGGTTCTCCAAGCACAGTTGCTCTTGAGCAAAACCTGTGGTATGAtgcagatttttgtttgtctAAAAAAGGAGGATATTATCCTGATCCTATGAACTATACAAATTTCTATCACTGTGCAAATGGCAATACTTCCTATTTAGTCTGTGAATTTAACAGAAATTTTAATCCTATTGTTCGTGACTGTACCCTTCCTTTAGCTCCCCCAATattatcattttgtattttgaaaccTGATGGTATTTACAGGGATCCAGAAAATGACAACTGCTTTTATCAGTGTGACAGCTGGATACCAAACTATCAGAGATGCAGtttccaaaaaatatttaacagcaTTAGCTTAATTTGTGACATAATGCATTCTGTACAGGACACTGCATCATTCTCTGAAAAAAATGGATAG